One window of Medicago truncatula cultivar Jemalong A17 chromosome 2, MtrunA17r5.0-ANR, whole genome shotgun sequence genomic DNA carries:
- the LOC11420634 gene encoding soyasaponin III rhamnosyltransferase yields MGSIANEDSNKPLHIVMLPWLAMGHIYPYFEVAKILASKGHTVTFINSPKNIDQMPKTPKTIEPFIKLVRLPLPHIEQLPPGAENTMDIQPNMNRFLKQAYEGLQDDVTEILKTSKPDWVFYDFASGWLAPIAKSLNIAAAHYNITPAWNKCFFDPPKDQVKTNFKLEDMCGPPKWVPFQTTIHLKPYEIIRAFTALRNESGGIAGFDLNKAYSSCDLFLLRTSRELEGEWLDYISEQYKVPVVPVGLLPPSMQIRDDEEEENNPDWVKIKGWLDSRESSSVVYIGFGSELKLSQNDLTELAHGIELSGLSFFWALKNLKEGTLELPEGFEERTKERGIVWKTWAPQLKILAHGAIGGCMSHCGSGSVIEKVHFGHVLVTLPYLLDQCLFSRALVEKGVAVEVPRSEEDGSFTRDSVAHSLRLAIVDEEGSSFRNNAKELGKVFSSKDIHNQYIDDLIAALYKYRNPSNSNN; encoded by the coding sequence ATGGGTTCAATTGCTAATGAAGATAGCAACAAACCTCTTCATATTGTAATGCTCCCATGGCTGGCTATGGGACACATATACCCTTACTTTGAAGTAGCCAAAATTCTAGCTTCAAAGGGTCACACTGTCACCTTCATCAACTCCCCTAAAAACATTGACCAAATGCCAAAAACACCCAAAACCATTGAACCATTCATTAAATTGGTAAGATTGCCTTTACCACACATAGAGCAACTCCCACCAGGCGCAGAAAACACTATGGACATTCAACCAAACATGAACCGTTTCCTTAAGCAAGCCTATGAAGGTCTTCAAGATGATGTTACTGAGATTCTCAAAACATCAAAACCTGATTGGGTTTTCTATGATTTTGCAAGTGGTTGGTTGGCACCAATAGCTAAAAGCCTCAACATAGCTGCTGCTCATTACAACATAACACCAGCTTGGAACAAATGTTTCTTTGATCCACCAAAGGATCAAGTCAAAACAAATTTCAAACTTGAAGACATGTGTGGCCCACCAAAATGGGTTCCTTTTCAAACAACCATTCATCTCAAACCTTATGAGATTATTCGAGCTTTTACAGCTCTTAGAAATGAATCAGGTGGAATAGCTGGTTTTGATCTCAACAAAGCTTATTCGAGTTGTGATCTTTTTCTTCTCAGAACCTCAAGAGAACTTGAAGGTGAATGGTTGGATTATATCTCTGAACAGTACAAGGTTCCTGTCGTTCCTGTTGGGTTGCTTCCACCATCTATGCAGATAAGAGACGATGAAGAGGAAGAGAACAATCCTGATTGGGTGAAAATCAAAGGGTGGTTGGATTCAAGAGAATCATCTTCTGTTGTTTACATTGGATTTGGGAGTGAGTTGAAGTTGAGTCAGAATGATTTAACTGAGTTGGCTCATGGAATTGAGCTTTCTGGGTTGTCTTTCTTTTGGGCTTTGAAGAATCTGAAAGAGGGTACACTTGAATTACCTGAAGGATTTGAGGAAAGAACGAAAGAACGCGGAATTGTTTGGAAGACATGGGCACCTCAGCTTAAAATCTTAGCTCATGGAGCAATTGGTGGATGTATGAGTCACTGTGGTTCTGGTTCTGTTATTGAGAAGGTTCATTTCGGCCATGTTCTTGTGACACTGCCTTATTTGCTTGACCAATGTTTGTTTTCAAGGGCATTGGTGGAAAAGGGAGTGGCTGTTGAGGTACCAAGGAGTGAGGAAGATGGGTCTTTTACTAGGGACTCTGTGGCTCACTCATTGAGGTTGGCAATTGTGGATGAGGAAGGAAGTAGTTTCAGGAACAATGCTAAAGAGTTGGGGAAAGTTTTCAGTTCAAAAGATATTCATAATCAATATATTGATGATCTCATTGCTGCTCTTTACAAGTATAGGAATCCTTCCAATTCCAACAACTAG